A DNA window from Deltaproteobacteria bacterium contains the following coding sequences:
- a CDS encoding laccase domain-containing protein: KSKILSKFPEIIHGFTTRELGADDTRIADELKIPVSSIVTVKQVHSNQVLFLSDRSDRSIEADAIITNQKEIFIAIRTADCVPILVYDPEHRAVGAIHAGWRGLVSGVIENAVCEMAVHFGTKPPKLLAALGPALCPGCFAVRR; encoded by the coding sequence AAAATCGAAAATTCTTTCGAAATTTCCGGAAATCATCCACGGATTCACGACTCGCGAGCTGGGGGCCGATGATACCCGGATTGCGGATGAGTTGAAGATTCCGGTATCTTCTATTGTAACGGTCAAACAGGTGCATTCAAATCAGGTTCTTTTTTTGTCGGACCGATCGGACAGATCCATTGAAGCCGACGCAATCATCACCAATCAAAAAGAAATTTTCATCGCCATCCGCACCGCCGACTGCGTTCCCATCCTGGTTTATGATCCGGAACACCGGGCGGTCGGTGCGATTCACGCCGGCTGGCGGGGGCTTGTGAGCGGCGTGATTGAAAACGCCGTTTGCGAGATGGCGGTCCATTTTGGAACAAAACCACCAAAACTTCTGGCCGCTTTGGGTCCCGCCCTCTGTCCCGGCTGTTTCGCGGTCCGGAGGTAG